A window of Bacillaceae bacterium S4-13-56 genomic DNA:
TACACACTTTCATAAATTTTCCATGAATAAAACGGAATGAAGTCCATCAGGGGTTTTGATAGCCTTGATGGACTTTCCATTTTTTGGACCATGAATAACTATGTTACAAATGATAGCCTTGTTGATAGAGAGATTGAAAGAAACATATAGGAGGTTATCGATGATGAAAAAACTATTATTTGCTTTAATCGCAACTATGGGATTATCTACCTTTGCTATAAATGGTCAAGTCGATGCAGCGACTACACATACTGTAAAATCCGGAGAATCTTTTTGGGTGATTTCCAAGAATTATGGTGTAACTGTAAATTCATTAATGAGATTAAATGGTAGAACAAGTAGCATGCTCTATGTTGGTGAGAGATTACAGATTCCGAACTCTGTTAGTGCATGGGAACGTGATCTGTTAGCAAGACTTGTACACGCTGAAGCTAAGGGAGAGCCTTATGCAGGTAAAGTAGCTGTTGCCACAGTGGTTTTAAACCGTGTAGATAGTTCGCTTTTCCCGAATACAATTAGTGGAGTTATTAACGAAAAAGCTTATGGTTACTATGCTTTTTCACCAGTACAAAATGGTACAATTAAATCAGCAGCTGATACTGAAGCAAAACACGCAGTATCTGAAGCTCTCGCTTTCCGCGGACAAGGAAGTGGATCACTATACTTCTATAATCCTAGAACAGCTCAGAGTGACTGGATTAAATCACGCCAAGTAACTGTAACTATTGGAAATCATGTATTTGCGAAGTAAATATCATTTCTAGTTGAGTGAGGCACCCTTTTGTGGGTGCTTTTTCTTTTATACATTCAGCTATAACTTTGGTCGATAGTATAACGCCATTAGGACTTGGCGACAAGCAAATTTTTTCCAAAAAATAGGTTAATGGTTATGAGATCCCCATGTCCGACGCAGAATGAAAGAAGAGGAATGAAAATAAGTCGAACAAGCAGCATTTTCGAGGTGAAACTAAACATGGGGAAGATAATAAAGCCGACCCTATTCGAAATACGCTTCCTATAGAAAAATATGGTTAAATAAACTCAATATCTACTGCCAAAAAACTAGTGAAAAATCTCTAGATATCGAATATATTGATGGAAAGGAGTTGAGTCCAGATGAAAATAATCTTTAAAATTGTAATTACACTACTTATAATCATAGGAATTGGCGGTGCAGCGATCTATTATTTTGGTACATCGATTGCATCTGAACAGATCATGACCTATGTAAATGATGAACTACTTAAGGAAGAAAATTTAGATGAGATAAAAGAAATGATTGACGTGGATCCACAATTAAAAGCTTTTCTTACAGATGCAAGTGATGTATCTAATGAAGCATTACCTTTTACCACAAGTGAGGAAGCTACGAAAGCGATTTTAAAGAAAATTGATATGAATGAAATGAAAGAAGTGGCAAGTCAGCTTAAAGGTGGCATAAGTAAAGAAGAACAGGAAGAACTTATGCAGTTAATGGAGGAAAAACTCTCGGAAGAAGAAATAAATGCATTAAAAGTTATTGCCTATAAGGAACTAAATAAATAGTACAACCTTATTCGACTAATCACTTTCCCAGGATAAAATACATAAAATATTGTATGCGCTTTCATACTAAGTGAACGGGTAGTAATACCTCCACCTCAAGCCCTAAGTGAAACGAAAAAAGTAGGTGGGGGATGAAAATAAAACATTAAATTTTTCATCCTTGTTTGTGAAGCTTCTTCATGGTTGGCTGTCCGTAAATGTCCAATTGGTTCAAGGGCCTTTGGGTCATACCTTTAGATGTTAATAAACAGTGGGGACGGCCACTGATTGAAGTTTTACTCTATTGTTATAGATAAAACAGGTATAATTCCTCTCATTTTCCAAATAATAAAAGAAAATAAGTGGGATAGGGAATACCTTACCCAAGTTAAGAGGAGTGAAAGATCATGGGACTAATAAACGCTTTTTCCGAATGGAGAACGAATCGAGAGGAAAAAAGGATTAATCAGGCGGAAGCTTTAGGGATTTGTCCGGATTGTCGTGGTCGTGGTTTCTATACTTTTGCTGATGAATATTACTATGCGAATGTTTATGATTGTGTAAGTTGTAATGGGAGTGGATTATTTGAAGAATGGGATGGGAGAGGATAATGAACTTGGCCTTGCGCCAAGTTTTTTGTTTGCAGCTTTCAATCCTTTTCTGCAAAAGAATAATTCGCTGCACTCCATCGAACACTAGAAAAGTTAAGGTGGGGAGGTTTCATCATGACTAATCAAAAGGAAACTAAAAAATTAACTTGGTGGCAGCTTTCCTTAGTGGGAATTGGCAGCATAATTGGAACGGGCTATTTTCTTGGTTCCAGTATCGCAATAAAACAAGCAGGTCCATCTGTTATTTTATTATATTTGTTAGCGTCCATAGGGACCTATATTGTGTTCCAAGCGATGGCAAGGATGACAGCCGAGCATCCCGAAAAAGGATCTTTTCGTACATACGCAAAAAAAGCCTTTGGAAAATGGGCGGGTTTTAGTATTGGCTGGGTTTATTGGTCTTCCGAAATGCTTATAATGGGAAGTCAACTCACTGCTTTAGGAGTTTTTTCGAAATTTTGGTTTCCTGATTTACCGCTTTGGATTTTTGCCGCCATTTATGGAATTCTTGGAATGATTGTAATATTAACAGGTGTTAATGGTTTTGAAAAAGCTGAGAATGTTTTTGCCGTGGTCAAAGTTGCGGCTATTTTCATGTTTATTTTGATAGCTGCTCTAGGTGCTTTTGGAGTTTTGAATGGGGAAAAAATAGGGGTAGAAGTTTCATTTCAAAGGGATATTTGGTTACCTGAAGGGTTTACTGGACTCTGGTCCGCATTTATATATGCATTCTATGCCTTTGCAGGAATTGAAGTAATGGGCATCATGGCCAGTGAATTAAAAGACCCGAAAGAGGCACCTCGTTCAGGAAGAGTGATGCTTATCGGGCTTGCCATCATCTATATGACGTCAATTGCGCTTGCGATACTGTTAGTGAATTGGGATAAGTTCACACCAGACAAAAGTCCATTCATCAAGGCTCTTGACCAATATAACCTACCAATTGTTCCAGATGTCTTAAACGGAGCCCTAATTATAGCAGGCTTTTCAACAATGACAGCTTCTCTTTATGCGATTACAACGATGATTGTTGTCCTTGCTAAAGATGGAGATGCACCTCCACTGTTTCAAAAGACAGGCAAAAGAGATATTCCTTTTCGGGCAGCAACTTTAACATTTTCAGGGATGGCCCTATCCATTATTGTTTCTTTTTTACTTCCTGAAAAGATTTATGAGTACATTACTACAGCGGCAGGCTTAATGATCCTTTACACATGGATCATGATTTTATTTTCATTTAAAAAGCTATCTAAACTAACTTCCTTTGATCAAATGAAACGTTGGCTTGCCTTAGTACTTATTTTGATCGGTATCAGTGGAACAGTTGTTGATCAGGCTGGAAGGCCAGGCTTTTTTGTGAGTATAAGTTTTTTACTTGTTATCTTCATTGTAACCTTTATTATGTCTAAGCGATGGAAAAAGGAACAGTTTATAAAATAAGAATTTTAAATGCTTGATAGCCAAAATATAATCCAAAACCAATAAGGGACAATCCTGATAGAGAAGCTATAAACACTAAAACTTTACTGTTCAATATTTTTCTGGAATGACTTGTGACTGCAGCCATTGAGATATCCCAAATGACTAAGCCAAGAACAATAGCTGAGCTATAGAGAGCAAGGTGAACGTTGTCATAGGATGTTGCGGTTTTGGCAAGAACTGATCCATAAATCCCTAGCCAAAAAAGAATGGTTAATGGGTTCGATAATGCCATAAAAAAGCCTGTCCAAAAGGTTTTCAATAAGGAATGACTTTGTCTTGACCAATCAGGTTTAATTATTTTGCTCGAAGTGACAAAGCTTTCGACCCCTGTATAAATCAGGACAAAGCAGCCAAAGGACCACAGGAATGCCTGTACAATAGAAGCTTCAAGAATATGTATCACTCCATAGTAAACAAGGAGCATATAAAGAATATCTGCACATACAGATCCAAGCCCAATAAACCAGGAATGTAAAAATCCATCCTTGATACCACGATCCAATTGGGCTGCATTAATTGGACCAATGGGGGCAGCAAGTGATAATCCGAGAAAAACATAACTAAAGAAAATGCCCATAACAAAAAGATCCTCCTCGTTAGCTTGTACTAAAGCTTATTCGAGGAGATTTTTTTTCAGTACTTCAATTTCGTTATTGGTGGAGATCACATTATCTTGTGTCCTAGTACATTCCACCCTTTTCTTTTATTCCGCATGAACAGGCAGCCAACCATGAAGCAAGCTTCACCAACAAGGATGAAAAATTTAATGTTTTATTTT
This region includes:
- a CDS encoding cell wall hydrolase, with amino-acid sequence MGLSTFAINGQVDAATTHTVKSGESFWVISKNYGVTVNSLMRLNGRTSSMLYVGERLQIPNSVSAWERDLLARLVHAEAKGEPYAGKVAVATVVLNRVDSSLFPNTISGVINEKAYGYYAFSPVQNGTIKSAADTEAKHAVSEALAFRGQGSGSLYFYNPRTAQSDWIKSRQVTVTIGNHVFAK
- a CDS encoding methionine aminopeptidase; protein product: MGLINAFSEWRTNREEKRINQAEALGICPDCRGRGFYTFADEYYYANVYDCVSCNGSGLFEEWDGRG
- a CDS encoding amino acid permease; translation: MTNQKETKKLTWWQLSLVGIGSIIGTGYFLGSSIAIKQAGPSVILLYLLASIGTYIVFQAMARMTAEHPEKGSFRTYAKKAFGKWAGFSIGWVYWSSEMLIMGSQLTALGVFSKFWFPDLPLWIFAAIYGILGMIVILTGVNGFEKAENVFAVVKVAAIFMFILIAALGAFGVLNGEKIGVEVSFQRDIWLPEGFTGLWSAFIYAFYAFAGIEVMGIMASELKDPKEAPRSGRVMLIGLAIIYMTSIALAILLVNWDKFTPDKSPFIKALDQYNLPIVPDVLNGALIIAGFSTMTASLYAITTMIVVLAKDGDAPPLFQKTGKRDIPFRAATLTFSGMALSIIVSFLLPEKIYEYITTAAGLMILYTWIMILFSFKKLSKLTSFDQMKRWLALVLILIGISGTVVDQAGRPGFFVSISFLLVIFIVTFIMSKRWKKEQFIK
- a CDS encoding LysE family transporter, with protein sequence MGIFFSYVFLGLSLAAPIGPINAAQLDRGIKDGFLHSWFIGLGSVCADILYMLLVYYGVIHILEASIVQAFLWSFGCFVLIYTGVESFVTSSKIIKPDWSRQSHSLLKTFWTGFFMALSNPLTILFWLGIYGSVLAKTATSYDNVHLALYSSAIVLGLVIWDISMAAVTSHSRKILNSKVLVFIASLSGLSLIGFGLYFGYQAFKILIL